ttttcatttattgtttTGTGTTGAAGCATTAATTGTTATGCctccaaatatattttatttagtttgcgCGGTTATAATGTTGAACCTATACACTGCGGCATAAAGTTATTCTCAGAACTTCTACATTTTTTTCTGTACTAAGAACATCTACTACAATAGTTATAGTGTTGGCaatctataaattgtttttcatgtctcttgtttttctttttttcttttaaaaaagtttcGATCTAAATTAGgtgaatttaaaatttgatcCGCCTATAGCGTAAAAAAATTGAGAACAAATAGTTTGTCTAAAACTAAATAAcatataatgaatatataaTGTAACAAACCACAATCGTAGATAGTTAATGTAACTAAATAGCATAGTAATACATAATGCATATATAGTGTCTCAATATTATGGAACTTGATTTGATTATATTACTATATctgaaaaaatgattttaacattCCAAAGAACATTGTAAATGTTATTAAAAATTggtattacatatatattattatttttttaggaGTGATAAGTGCATTTACATGTTACACTTTTAGCTACGGATAGCCACAAAACGTTTTGCAGCCATGCATTTCAAGTGGTTACAAATAATCATAACTAagtttgtaattatttttaatatttttaatattattgctCCAGATAGCTACAAACACTGTTGTGACTATATTGGCTACAAATTATATTGTagaattttgtgtttattttctTCCACAATTTATATCGTAGCTAAATTGTGGTTTTGTGTTTTCAGATAGccacaaataatattttgtagcTAAATGGCCACAAAAAGCTACATAATAGTCAAAACTTTGTCTTGTAACTGTTTTACGGATATTTTATGGCTATATTTTTGTCACAACAAAATGTTTGTGGTTGGGTCCTGGCTATTTACTAGTTTTCTTGTTGTGTTGATATGTTGCGTTTTGGCAAGCTCTAAGATCGTTTTCAAAGTATTTTTGAGTCAGTTACCGAGTCTTTTATTCTTCTTTGAatttgatagaccatggattttacctaatattagccatggtatataagtgttttaaggtatatttactactatatatagtctatttagagtaattacaggttcaggtacttACTGGAGGAAAAAGATGTATTTGAAACTATTTGGAGACCTTTTGAACTTTGCTGGATGGTCAAATATTTAACAGAATATCGACCGACGGACAccaagaataatcgatcgatgaaaGACTTGCATCATCGATTGACGGCGAAGCCACACGTgagttaatgacaaattagaagattgcaagtttcacaaaatatagttcttcatctagttaTTCTTAAACcgaagtttaggattgatcaccttcAAACTTAGATATTAGGATTAATTGAGTTCAAGCCATTGCTTGtctcaatacctgaaaataaactAGCATGATCTAACTGACTGGATTCAAACGAGAGTTGatctagtgagttagagaatataaataaaacatgtctgtaaagctttctggaagaagcatcgatcgacgtagCAAtagttctgtcgatcgatattttgaaaggtgcatCAATCGATGTTTATAACGAATCATCGATCGCCACTTTCTCGCGATTGATATACGATAGTTGAAATCCGAGATAGATTAGATAATCAAATTGATTATatcttagtttgaattcaagaacaattaatattaattaacccCTAAAAACCCAAATTAAGTATTTACTTATCCTACCTGAGAATATACTTGAATCTAGCTATTCTCCCAACTGTCAACAACCTCAAAACCAAACAATCGAGCAATAACCTTACTCACCaatttatttactgctttaaaacctatAAACCAATTTATCTAGCCTATTTCAaagaccataatctattgtgtaatcctagagtctctgtggatttgatccctaagtactacaattgaacctcttatttgagagaataattcactctttagggtaatttgagtgatatcagcaTTGCTTCAGGTCTAGATGAGTCTTTATTAACCGTAACAGCGCAATGGCTTAAGCTATCTCGCAAGAAACCTTAGGCAAAAAGTTCTCCTATATTGCGTCGTAATTCTTCTTGCTCTTTGACACTCATTATATTATGAGAACGGTTGGGAACAGCCGCATTTGTTACGTAGTTGATACGATGTTAGATATCACAGAGAAGGGGTAAGCCTTCCAATACATCATCAGAAATACGTTAACAAACTCGTGAACGAGGCTTGAAAACACTAGAGGAACATTATGAAATCGTTCAGTATTTGTTTATTTGGTGAGAAGTATGAAGACAAGACCTACTTTGTGCATTGTGGTTTCAAACGGAAATGTTGTACATTAAAACTATGTTTGGTGGCTATATATGTTGCGCTGGAGGATATGGCTACAAAATAACATTTGATTATCTAGACTGAAGCTTTATGTGTTAAGGAACCCATCATGAATGACTTTCTAGTCAAATTTTCATGGTCTTCCAAGGAGTAAATGAAGCATTCATATATACGGTATCACAATTAGCTTCTTCTTTGTAATAATTCCTAATAGGTAAGGAGGTTAAAGTGAAATGTGGTGACAAAAAGATCTTGATCTTGTTGCAAACAGGGAAGCTTATACGGGAATGAGAATAATAACCCTCATTAAGCATAAGGACATGGGCGAAGCTAGTGAATGGTCTAAAGGAATATGATCGATCTATGGCCATGGAAATGTTCGACAAATGACTGTATAAGAAATTCGAGCCAATACGGTTTTTATGAGTGGCCTAGGTTCTaatgattaaaataaacatgaataaatcattatatttttttggcaGAGGAAATAGTGTAAAGAATTAAATGGCCGGAAGAGTGTTTAAAAGTTTCCATAATACTCTTGAAACACCGGGAAGCCAAAACCAGAAATGGGACTGTTGGAGAATCAGAAGCCAATGTCCAAAGGAATAAGGACTTAGAAAATTGGCTTGGGCgaaatatttgttaaattgATCGAGAAATTACGACTTCAACAATAGAAAAAAGTTAAGGAACGATGGTATGTGAAGCTTCTTCTGATGTCAGAATCGCGTAAAATAGAAAGTTAGGTATTATTGAGCTGCTTGAGAGGTACTCCAATTCAAAGTTGAgtttaagaagaagaaatgatacataaaaaatttgagaaattttaGTGAATTAGAAATGCCCTTGGTTTGGCTTAAAATGTCTTTGTTGGATGAGAAAATAGTTAGATAATTATAATGATTATCATAGTTGGTAGTGCATGATGTTGGCCAGAAAAAAATGATATCGAGTCAAATAAATCAATTTCCTACAGCTTGAAAATCATGATAGTACGATCGGATATGAATGTGGATCGACTGAGTGGAGTCAAGCATGTTTGGGAACATAGGCTGGTCGATAACTCAGTAAGATGACTCTGTGCTTCAAATTATGGGAACGGGTCAGCTACCAGTCTACATCCTTGCCCCGCTAATGCAGCTGTTGGTGATGAAACTGATGGACACATGTCACTAAATGGATGAAGATTAATGTGCAGCTGCTGTCACCTTCACCCATCTGCTGCTTACTCCTTACTCCTTTCTCTTAATCCTTCACACCTATAAATACCCCTTAGAAACCCCTATGACTCCTTTCACCAAATCTCACCatagaaagaaaaccaaagCAATCCGACTGTAATATCTGAACGATCTGAGTAGGAATTCTGAAAGTTAAAttttcaacaatatattttcccCTCAGTTTTTTAATCTAAGTATACAATATGTTTAGGTCTCGAATCTGAGTAAGGGGACATTGTTATTCTCTTTCTTGTTCAAAGTTTTAGGTAGGTGTTTGAGAACCAAAATTCTGACAAATTTTCGCTAGCAATTAGACCAACCTAAATATGTTCGATCGCCCATCCTTAAGTTCAAGGTGAGTCTTGGTTGTAGGGTTACTTTTTTTATTGTGCGGTTAGCGCCTACAAAACATGAGTATTGATTGACGCATGCACGACTAGGTTGTTGCATGAAAATATGATGTTATAATGATTGTGAGAGATATTGGGTTATATCATCCAAACTTCGGTTCGGGGGTATAACATATAAATGATGCATGATCATATGACTGATTGCTTTCATGATTGAGTTATATTGTTCCAAACAATTTGTTCGGGCCTCAACATGAAGGATATAACATGTTTGCTATGAATGTGTTAATGAGTTATATCATTTGGACTTTGGCTTGGAAGGTATATCATGCATGTGCAAGTATCAAATTGGGTTTGCTTGGTAAGGAACCCGAGGTGTCATGGAATGATTGATAATTATGATGGCTGATGGGACACCTATACTAGTGCTCTGGATGAGACCGTTTTGACATATTCTCCTGCCAATCACCAAGCACACTCAAACTGATCACTGAATATTGCTGCATAACGATACACTGGGTGCAAACTATTATAAGTTGTGTGAAGTCACTGTGACCGACTTATAGTTTTTATTGCACTGGTGTTAGACACTTGCAACAACAAAGATGCAAGGGCAATTCAACTTGCCCATGACCTGCGTACGAAATAAATAGAATATCTCTCGATACACTCTTACTGCCAAGAACTGAAGACAGTTACTGATCTCTTGACTAATGTTGATGCTCATGTTAGTGAGAGGATACTAGTAACTTACTTACTGAATTGACTTTAGTGAAAAATTTGACAACACTATAATTGTTATCATGCACATGAAACCTTTCCTGACGTTTGAAGAGGCAAGATCAATGCTGCTCCTAGAAGAAGAtcaccttaaaaaaaaaagaaacttatgaCACATATCGACACATCATCAGCAGATAAGGTTCTTATGATCTAAGTGACTAATCAAAACAAGAAACACATATCAGTCTACACAACAACATCAACGGTTCAACCACAACAGAAGCAAGAAAAACAACTTCAAAGGACGAGTAAGAGGATACAACAATAAAGGTCAACCTATTTACCAACAATGGAATGCGCTAATATGGTTTAACAGATACACTATGTGGCCGACACCATAGTAAAATCAATGGGTCAACAACAACCATTCCCACAAGTTGGTATCCTCGGACCATGACCTTTCATGATGTTATATCAACAACCAAACAAAGCGCATGTACGTTGAGTAACTCAATAGATGAAAATGACAATGGAGTTTGCTTCTTCCTTCAATACGATAATGTTGATGGATCCGCACGACAACCAGTCGTACATGGACTCTGGAGCTACAGATCATCTCGCCAATTCTCTTGGGATTTTTAAGTCTGTTCTTAATATTGACAACGGAAAATCTGTAACAGTGGCAAACGGGAGTACAATCCCAATCCAGAAATTGGGTTCTTTCTCTTTCCATACAAATACTCATCCTCCATCTCTTACTTATGTTCTTGTCACTGCTTCAATTATTAAGAATTTTATCGATGTCCGTAAATTGACTAGAGAAAATGCTTTCTCAATCGAGTTTGATCCGTTTGGATTTTCTGTTAAAGATCTTCAAATACGTAAAATGATTTTCCGCAGTGATAGTACCGGTGACCTTTATCTGTTTTTCCTTCTCCTAATAAAGCTTCAAACAACCTTATGCTTTTCTTTATGCTACTTTTACTACGTGACATCGTCGTCTAGCTCATTTGAGCAATAACACTCTTGATTTATTGCTTTCGTCTAATGTTGTACAGTATAATAAGTGAGATCTTTTTCCTCTTTATGATGCTGGCCAATTAGGAAAGGAAACAACATTATCTTTCTAAAACTTAGATTCAACTGTCTATGCACCTTTTGAAATCGTTCATACTGACTTGTGGACATCTCCAGTTGAAAGCTTAAGTGGTATAcgatattatatactattttggGATCAATACTCTCACTTGGGTGTCCCGTAGAAACAAACACAaggttttatataaatttattctcTTCTCAAACTATGTCAAAatcaattcaaaacaaaataatgcgACAACGGAACTGAGTATAACAACTCTCAGTTTCACAATTTTTTCTCAGATAAGGAAAACTCTTttcgtttctcatgtccttttaCATCTCAACAGAATGGACGATCCGACAGAATGATTCGTATTGTCAACAATTATGTACAAAGTCTCCTCTTCCAAGCCAATCTACCATCCACTTTCTGGGTAGAGAAATCCATGCTATCGTTCATATCTTAAACCTCTTCTTTACCCATAAAACTCTTGTcaataaaattatgttcaatAAACCGAGTTCTCTATTTCACCTAAGATTTTTTTTGATGTCTGTGCTAACCAAATCAAAATCATACACTACTAATATTGTCTCTCCGTCGTCCAAATGCATCTTCTTGGGATATTCCCAGTTTGACAGAGACTACATATTTATGACCTCATATCGAGGAAGATAATTATCTCATCGCCTTTGATGAAGCAAAATTCTCATATGAAGAGTATTCACCATTTGACTCTGGCTACGAATTCATTGATACAGACAAATAGCCTTCATCTCTCTTTAAACAAATTCTAACAAATCCAACTGTGAACCTTCCCTCTCAAGTTGAAAACACGGCTTTGCCGCAAGCGCCTACTCTGAATTTTCAATCAGTTCATGAGGCTCCAAGTCATACAATGTCAACTCGTCCCAAGCACATTATTTGTAAACCAAAACAGATCCTTTCCCTCCTATCCGAAAATCACTCTCCACTTTCCAAAAGTCAGCTTTAAGTTCTTCTAGATCCGTTCTGGAATCCTGCAATGTACAATAAGTATGATGCCATTATTAAGAGCGGTACTTTTGAGCTTGTACCACGACccaaaaaacattaatattgtGCGTTCTATGTGGCTCTACAAGCACAAATACAATGCATATAGTATATTCGCAAATGCAAGTTGTGCTTAGTGGCAAACGGAAAGTCTCAGGAGGAAGTCATCGACTTTACATAGACTTTCAGCCTCGTTGTAAAGTCGGCGTCGATTATAGCAGTTCTTCATACAGCTCTCGTGAATGATTGATTGGCCCATTAAACATCTTGACGTTCAGAACACCTTCTTCCATGGTACACTTGACGATGAGGTTTATATGTTCCAGCCTCTTGGCTTTGTAGACAAGGAGAAACCTAACCATGTTTGCAGATTAAAATGCTCAATATATGGCCTCAAGTAGGCTCCTAGAGCATGGAGTGCTCGGTTTGTGGGTTGCATAACTAACCAAGGATTCAAGCAGAGCAAAAGGTTGCTAATTTATTTGTCTACATTATAGATGAGGAGCTCTCATACATTCTACTCTACGTAGATGACATAATCCTTACTTCATCTTCATCGATGCTGAAAGACACCTTAGTCACGCCAATAAAAGTTAAATTCTCGATGACAGACTCAAAATATAGCAGTTCCTTTCCGATGAAAAGGGACTCTTTTTGAGTCAGACAAGCTACGATGAAGAGATTCTACAACGTACAGGTATGCAAGATTGTAAATCGGTCACCACACAGCCGACTTAAACTCCAAACTTGCTGAGAAAGAGGGAAGCAAGTACACAATCCAACTGAATATCGTAGCATTGCGGGAGCTTTGCAATATCTAACCTTCACAACGTCGGAGATCTTCTATGCAGTCCAATAAATCTGCAGTTTCATGCATGACCCGCAGAAAATTCATATGCAATCGCTAAGGAGGAATCTCAGATATATTTAAGAGACAAAGACCAAAAGCTTACAACTCCTGCAACATCGGAAAATAACTTTAACTGCATATTCAGATGCAGATTAGGCATGATATCCCATGACACGGAGATCGACGTCTGGGTTTTCCATCCACTTAGGAGACAATCCGATATCTTGGTCAGCAAAAGAAACAGCCTACAATGTCTAGATCCAATGTTGAAGCAGAATACAAGAGAGATGCTATTGCGGTTGCAGAAACGTGGTTGCTACGAAACTTGTTACTCGAAATGCACAATCCACTAAGATCGGCCACTATTGTCTATTGCGACAATATCAGTGCAATATATCTCTCTTCTAATCGGGTACAACACCAACGTACTAAGCACATCAAGACTGATATACACTTTGTCAAAGAGAAAATTTAAATGGGTGAAGTCTAAGTACATCATATTCCTTCTTATTCACTTATGCTAACATATTTACTAAGCGTCTTTCATCATCATTATTTACAAGCTTTAGATCAAATGAAAGCATTGCAGAGCTCCCACGCTCATACGACTACGGAAAGAtgttagataataaaaaaaaaatattctttggTTTTGTTTAGTTAGCATTATCGTGGAGAGTCCCTATATTGTATAAAACCATTGTATATGCATATATACTGATGTAAATCACTTTAATGGTTTCAAATTAATAGCGCGTGAATGAACTTTGAATAGGAAACCCTAATTTACCAATTCTCTCCAGCCGTCACACCCAAATCCCTCTGATCTGATCTTTGTTTTTCCCCCGTGGCGCTTGTCGCTTATGCCGGGGGAgatctctcttttctctttcaGCTTTTTCATCAATTTGCTCTTTTTTTATCgcttagttttatttttttttaagatcttTTCGTCAGTCGTGACAGGTTGTTCTACCGTGTGTTTCTGAGCTGGCTTTTGAAGGTTCTGGTGGCTCTTCTTCACTCTCCCATACGTTTCTGTAATGGAGTTTCACTTCATATAAAGGAGCAGTGGTGATGGTGATAACAGTTACAGGAGTTCGGTGGTATTAGTTGTGGTTGTTGTGTGAACTCAACCTCCTTTTCAGTGATTCTGGTTTGTGTGTTTTGCAACGGATCTGGTTGTGTTCCGGATTGGAAGTTCAATGGTCGGGTGCCTGGTTAAACTTATACCGGAGCGGAAGATCGACGGTGTTCTTATTGGTGGCTTATTTTCTTTGGAAATTTATCTTTACCATAGCCCCTATTGGTGTGCGTGGAATCTTTAGTTTCTAATCTATTGTGTCCGTCTATACATTCATGGTAAACGGTTTGGTGGGCTGTCCTGAACAATCCGCATTGGTTTCTTGGGCTGTCCAATACTATTAAGCATACTCGGCAAGCACTGAACTGCTTCCAACACTATTGTGGTGAAATAGTGACTGTGGCTGCAAATAGAATAGCAATTGAGATCGATGTAGTATAAGAATGGACGAGTTCAATTCTATGTAGCTCGTGGAGGTCCAAGTTGGCTTACTGATATCATTCTTGTTGATGCTGTCTCTTCTCCGTCTACATACTCAAGATGAGCCTGCAATGGCTTCACCTAATGGAGTATGAAGCCATTTATATCTTCAAAAACTCTTTTCtctctggtttttttttttcatttaagcATCTATTGGtgtatgttttttatatttgtttgtctTCTCTTTGTTTCCCTCGGaacattggcttttgggatttAAACTTTTGGAAGTTATTTCAATGACAAAAAAATCACTTTAATGAAATCAAGAAAAATTCATCCACTTTCAGAAAGACCCAGGACATGGCCCATTTAATTCATCATGGACTTATCATGAACATAAGAATACGtatccaataaaaataaaaactaactgGTACGAGAATGAATCGTATGTTTCGTAATTTGTCAAGAATGAATTGCTTTCTCCTCTTATGTCATGCGACGTGCTTTATTCTAATTAGTGCAGAGATTTGGGAGtatagaaaaggaaagaaagggTAAATTTGGGGACTAAGATggaaagataaaagaaaaggggagaatagaagaaaccaaagcgacggagagagagaagagacggCGACATCTCCCCCTGGTTCCTTGGTGGcgatcgaaaccctaattcaacccccaaaaacaaaaacaaaaagaaaaaacataaaacggAATATTGGTTTCGGCGGAGGGAACATGCGGTTGGGGAGATGCGTTTAATCCTCACCGTCATGCTCTCATTCATTCCATACCTTTATTCCTCTCCTCACCGTCCCTGCTCCTCCTCCCCCGTCGCTCGTCCTCGCCTCCGTCGCTGCCGTCTCAGTCGTTTCGCCACCGCATTGGTCGCTACAACCGCTCTTCTCCTCGCCTCCGTGGCCTGGCTCTCCCTCGTCTTCTCACCCGCCACTTCTCGCTGCTGGCATCTCCTTAGGGATTGGGAAGACGCCCATATCTGGAACAGACGGTACGAAAGGGAAGGGGAAATCTCTCCGCCGGCTCTCCCTATCTTCGATCATGACCAAGAGATTGCCCAACCGAGGAATCGAAGTCTCTTGGGGCTTGATCTGTCTCTGAACCACTTGATGTTTGGCATCGCTGGGTCTTCACAGCTCTGGGAACGACGCAAGGAGCTGGTGAGGCTATGGTGGAAGCCTTCCCAGATGCGTGGTCACGTCTGGCTCGAAGAGCAGGTCTCTCCGCAGGAAGGAGATGATTCTCTTCCTCCTATCATCCTCTCCGAAGACTCCTCTCGCTTCCGTTACACCAATCCCACTGGCCATCCTTCTGGGCTTCGAATCTCACGCATCGCCATGGAGTCTTTCCGCCTCTCTCTCCCCGGTGTCCGCTGGTTTATCCTCGGAGACGACGACACTATCTTCAATGTTAACAACCTTCTTGCTGTCTTGAGCAAGTACGATCCTTCCGAGATGGTTTATGTCGGAAACCCTTCCGAGAGCCACTCTGCTAACTCCTACTTCAGTCATAACATGGCTTTCGGAGGCGGCGGCATTGCCATCAGCTTCCCTCTCGCCGAAGCCCTCTCTCGCATCCATGATGATTGTATCGATAGATACCCTAAGCTATACGGTAGTGATGATCGTCTTCACGCCTGCATCACCGAACTCGGAGTTCCTCTCTCCAAAGAGCCTGGCTTTCACCAGGTACTTTTACTGCCTTTCTCCTTGAGATTTCTTCTTTCATGAGTCTGAACATTCTTGCTCGTTTCATGTATGGCAGTGGGACATTAAGGGAGATGCTCATGGCATCTTGTCCTCTCATCCCATCGCACCTTTTGTCTCTATTCATCACGTTGAAGCTGTTAATCCTCTCTATCCGGGCTTATCCACATTAGATAGTTTGAAACTCTTCACCGAAGCTATGGATTTGAGCCCCAGGAGTGTTTTGCAGCGATCCATCTGTTACGATCATACTCACAAGCTCACTTTTTCAATCTCTCTTGGCTATGTTGTACAAGTCTTCCCGAACCTTCTCTTACCACGGGATCTTGAGCGAGCTGACCTTACCTTCTCTGCCTGGAACGGGATTAGACATCCCAGTGAGTTTGACCTTGACATCAAGCTTCCTGTTTCATCTCTCTGTAAGAAGCCTATACTCTTCTTCTTAAACGAGGTAGGACGTGAAGGCAATGCGACTCTTGGAACCTACTCTAGATCATTGGTAAAAGATGATTTGAAGAGGAAGCTTCTATGCTTTCCAAGCTCTCCTCCTCTGCCTAATGTGGAAAAGATCCAGGTCCTAGGGCTTCCTCTGAGCAAAAATTGGCACTTGGTGAGCTTTTCTTGTTTATCACTTTGATCAACTAATGTTTCTTTATGATCTGTACTTGATgattcttccttttcttttttcctgGCTCCGATCAGGCGCCGAGACGGTTGTGTTGCAGAGCAACTCCAACTACTAATGAGCCTTTCAGATTAACAGTTGGGCAGTGTGGAAAGATCATCTTGGGTTCCACGATTAGTTCCCAATGAACACTTGGATACTGGATCTAAAGCATATGTTCTTTCACCTCTATCCTGTGGCTTGTACATAGGTAAGATCCACGACCTTAACTGTTGTCTGACCTAGAATGCTAATGcccaaaatttgaaatatttttcttccACTGTCTCCTCGTTTCACTTTATTCTTTTGTACATCTGAGTTTGTCAAGAAGTCAACCCTTCCTGTTGAGAAAACGAGTGCATTGTGTACAACATTTGATCTTAGCACAACACTAAAACTTCTTTTATCTATCTCAGTaacttgttttattttatgatacTGTGTGAAAATGGGTCTATCTTTTGTTTTCCCCTACCTACTGCATTGTCAATCATAACAGCCACATAATATTTGTGGGTTTAAGTttgttttatctcttttttttttaaaaaggtatATATATCCACTAGTAGAGTGGTCCATGGGTTGTGGATTTAGTGCGGATTTAAGGAAATGTCTTTGGTTGGATAGATTTTTaagatgtgtgtgtgtgttctaAAACTGCGGGTTTAATCGGAGTGTTGTGGTCTGAGTTGGCTTGTCATGAACTCTCTGACACACTGGCAAGTGAGCCCAGGTTTGCTACTTGTTTTGTCGTAAATCCTGAAATTGACATTATGACGAGAGACCAGTTGCATCATTGCGTGGGGTCAAATAGTTAATGCAGTGATCACACAAAGTTAGCCCcaaagttagtttttttttttccctaaaGAGTGTAAATAAAAATTTGCAACTAGTTTCTGATAGCTTGACAAAATTGATGTTGACCTGTTTTATTTAGCAACTCCTCGTATGATACAAGTTGGGAAAGTGATGAAGTTTGACAACTTGCCTATGAGATCAGATTTGTGGTCAGTTTCTATTGGTAGAGAGCATACATTttggattttatttttgttggtttGAAGACGA
The nucleotide sequence above comes from Brassica napus cultivar Da-Ae chromosome A9, Da-Ae, whole genome shotgun sequence. Encoded proteins:
- the LOC106421191 gene encoding uncharacterized protein LOC106421191 translates to MRLILTVMLSFIPYLYSSPHRPCSSSPVARPRLRRCRLSRFATALVATTALLLASVAWLSLVFSPATSRCWHLLRDWEDAHIWNRRYEREGEISPPALPIFDHDQEIAQPRNRSLLGLDLSLNHLMFGIAGSSQLWERRKELVRLWWKPSQMRGHVWLEEQVSPQEGDDSLPPIILSEDSSRFRYTNPTGHPSGLRISRIAMESFRLSLPGVRWFILGDDDTIFNVNNLLAVLSKYDPSEMVYVGNPSESHSANSYFSHNMAFGGGGIAISFPLAEALSRIHDDCIDRYPKLYGSDDRLHACITELGVPLSKEPGFHQWDIKGDAHGILSSHPIAPFVSIHHVEAVNPLYPGLSTLDSLKLFTEAMDLSPRSVLQRSICYDHTHKLTFSISLGYVVQVFPNLLLPRDLERADLTFSAWNGIRHPSEFDLDIKLPVSSLCKKPILFFLNEVGREGNATLGTYSRSLVKDDLKRKLLCFPSSPPLPNVEKIQVLGLPLSKNWHLAPRRLCCRATPTTNEPFRLTVGQCGKIILGSTISSQ